The Cannabis sativa cultivar Pink pepper isolate KNU-18-1 unplaced genomic scaffold, ASM2916894v1 Contig3, whole genome shotgun sequence genome window below encodes:
- the LOC133033207 gene encoding uncharacterized protein LOC133033207: MIAQDEPKRPRRADTPAHGLDGGVSPMEENPAPPHIDLTPIPGDEVRQELRIAKHNYAMDEYSRGYAEVEALRRILRAEVEASISHPDYHDPWNLNLDPLTDWFRPLLGPTLAPFAAEMTGEFASQLTRCAPKRFATCASLNSIFQVQDLSHSLTVLAAEAGRLSRNIINHGFALSDFGDMNDVRKVLQDLTAERQIYQEAAERQEAAAKAKEEKAKAREEEAIRREAQAEDMIQAEAQRRGRMEAHHQEELRAQTEAAEKARRDLREAREALDEMAAQVKSLEETHQSDIESKAALAAELKELRDYKDQSIRKAKRAELLSPVSGARCPKRFDDGVYMAWATNDQSIKLSFYPKPEDMIAKFREKKKRLDAELEARIGPRLPPRAD; the protein is encoded by the exons atgattgcccaggacgagccgaagaggcctcggagggccgacactcccgctcatggcctagacggcggggtttctccgatggaggaaaatcctgctcctcctcacattgatcttaccccgatcccgggggacgaggtgaggcaggagcttcgcatagctaaacacaactatgctatggatgagtactcccgggggtatgctgaggtggaggcccttaggaggattctgcgagccgaggttgaggcgagtatcagccatccggactatcatgatccgtggaacctcaacctggaccctctaacggactggttccgtcccctcctagggcccactttggctccctttgccgcggaaatgaccggtgagttcgcttctcagcttacacgctgtgcgcccaaacggttcgccacttgcgcttccctgaactccatcttccaggtccaggacctcagccattccctcacagtg cttgctgctgaggctggtcgcctctccaggaacatcataaaccacggcttcgctctgtccgactttggggacatgaacgacgtccggaaggtcctccaggacctcacggcggagaggcagatctatcaagaggctgccgagcgccaggaagcagcggccaaggccaaggaagagaaagccaaggccagggaggaggaggccatccggagggaggctcaggcggaggacatgatccaggccgaggcccagcggagaggcaggatggaggcccatcatcaggaggaactaagggctcaaaccgaggctgccgagaaggccaggcgggatcttcgggaggccagggaggctttggatgaaatggccgcccAGGTGaagtctctagaggagactcaccagtcggatatcgaatccaaggccgctctggctgcggagttgaaggagcttcgggactacaaagatcagtctatcaggaaggccaagagggccgagctcctttctcccgtctccggtgcccggtgcccgaagcgctttgatgatggtgtctacatggcttgggccaccaatgatcagagtatcaagctttctttttatcccaaacccgaggacatgattgccaaatttcgggaaaagaagaagaggcttgatgctgagcttgaggcacggatcggacctcgtcttccgccgcgggctgactga